GTCACGTGATCGTCGACGAGGCCCAGGAGCTCTCCGAGATGCAGTGGCACATGGTGGCCCGGCGTACGCCGCAGCTCTCGATCACCGCGGTCGGCGACATCGACCAGGCCGAGACCCCGCACCACCACACGACGTGGGCCCAGGCCGTCGGCGCGGTGTTCGGCTCACGCTGGACCCAGGCGGCGCTGACCATCGGCTATCGCACCCCGGCCGAGGTGATGGCACTGACCGCGCCGATCCTGAAGCGGGCCGGGAGCCTCAGCGAGCCACCGCGTGCCGTCCGGTTCTCGGGGTTCGAGCCGTGGGAGCTCGACGTCGACGAGGCTCACCTGGTGACGGAGACAGCGCGAGCGTTCCGCGAGCTGACCGACCGCTGGTCGGGCGGCACCGTCGGCGTCATCGCCGCCGCCGACCGGGTGCCCGTGCTCAGCGCCGCGCTGGAGAACGTGCCCGTGATCACCGCGACCCAGTCCAAGGGCCTGGAGTGGGACGCCACCCTCGTGATCGACCCGGACGGTATCGCCGCAGAGCCCCGCGGCTGGAACAGGCTCTACGTCGCACTCACCCGCTCGACCCAGGAGCTGGGCCGGATCAACATCGGCGCGGCGGGTCGGTGACGCTAGCCCGAGAGCCCGATCGCCGAGGTGACGGCGACGTAGACAGCAGTTCCCGCGAAGATGCTCAGCGTCATCCGGCCGCGCCACAGGTGCAGGCCGATCGTGACGGCGAGCGCGAGCACGGTGGGGCCGACGGAGGCCAGGGCGGCGAGGTCGGTGTCGTGCACGGTGTAGGCCGCG
The sequence above is drawn from the Nocardioides albertanoniae genome and encodes:
- a CDS encoding branched-chain amino acid transporter permease, encoding MLDPWYVLSGIAVSAAVTWALRAAPFAMLAPLRHSTLLAYVGDRMPVGVMVILAAYTVHDTDLAALASVGPTVLALAVTIGLHLWRGRMTLSIFAGTAVYVAVTSAIGLSG